One window of the Silurus meridionalis isolate SWU-2019-XX chromosome 24, ASM1480568v1, whole genome shotgun sequence genome contains the following:
- the stn1 gene encoding CST complex subunit STN1, with translation MDGNQGDAEDELPSLLWGLDPVFSAYAQLYIKDILQMRESQQVPGIYFYKTHPLFQVDVLGTVVYRKERDDFYCYGVDDSTGVINCLCWKDENLQDLRDSLTGDKDPTGDGFNIEEQLRKLLEAQRISTVVEIGDLLRVRGSLKTSREQREITASLFYKVNDPVMSMQISRMLEMPQLYRDCYDKPFHVPSTELSASSTDPSSFQCILAQAVYILKEFLKEKEVTRFRPYDVEYLLHPLIQQPSTDTSEEQEPGSLQSTVPSQIRNLLKETLKILQVEGEIFRKVLSQDEVYNVTEHDKDLLAAICDILREDCKVEKYAEKGCHVLHILSSVRQRYSRNLNKEALDVVLKFLECNSEIISTSDAHYTIL, from the exons ATGGATGGTAATCAGGGTGATGCTGAGGATGAACTTCCATCACTGCTGTGGGGATTGGACCCTGTGTTTTCTGCCTATGCCCAGCTTTACATTAAAGACATCCTACAGATGAGAGAGTCTCAACAAGTTCCAG GAATCTACTTCTATAAAACTCACCCGCTGTTCCAAGTGGATGTACTGGGAACTGtggtgtacaggaaggagagaGATGACTTTTATTGTTATGGAG TGGATGACAGTACTGGAGTCATCAACTGTCTCTGCTGGAAAGATGAGAATTTGCAAGATCTTAGAGACTCATTAACAG GAGATAAAGACCCTACTGGAGATGGTTTTAACATAGAGGAGCAGCTGAGGAAGCTCCTGGAGGCACAACGAATCAGCACAGTGGTGGAGATTGGAGATCTGCTTCGAGTTCGCGGATCCCTTAAAACCTCGCGAGAGCAGAGAGAGATCACGGCCTCCTTGTTTT ATAAAGTGAATGATCCTGTGATGAGCATGCAGATCTCCCGGATGTTGGAGATGCCCCAGCTTTACAGAGACTGCTATGACAAACCATTCCATGTCCCATCCACTGAGCTTAGTGCAAGCTCTACTGA cCCCTCAAGTTTCCAGTGTATTCTGGCTCAGGCTGTGTACATTTTGAAGGAGTTCCTAAAAGAGAAGGAGGTGACCAGGTTTCGACCCTATGATGTTGAGTACCTTTTACACCCTCTGATCCAACAGCCTTCTACAGACACGTCAGAGGAACAG gAGCCTGGTTCTCTTCAGTCGACGGTTCCTTCACAGATCAGGAACCTTCTCAAAGAGACACTGAAGATTTTGCAGGTGGAGGGAGAGATATTCCGCAAAGTACTGTCTCAGGATGAGGTGTACAat GTAACTGAACATGACAAAGATCTGCTTGCAGCGATTTGTGACATCTTGAGAGAGGATTGCAAAGTAGAGAAAT ATGCTGAGAAGGGTTGCCATGTGCTTCATATCTTGTCCAGTGTGAGGCAGCGTTATAGCCGTAACCTGAACAAAGAGGCCCTGGATGTGGTGCTAAAGTTCTTGGAGTGTAACAGTGAAATTATCAGTACATCAGATGCCCATTACACTATTTTATAA